A single window of Kitasatospora sp. HUAS MG31 DNA harbors:
- a CDS encoding cold-shock protein, which produces MSTGTVKWFNIHHAYGYITPDHGGPELAVYYDSIVGEDHLLHEGQRVEYEETQQEFRAVAEHVRPV; this is translated from the coding sequence ATGTCCACCGGCACCGTGAAGTGGTTCAACATCCACCACGCCTACGGCTACATCACTCCGGACCACGGCGGCCCGGAACTGGCCGTCTACTACGACTCGATCGTCGGCGAGGACCACCTGCTGCACGAGGGCCAGCGCGTCGAGTACGAGGAGACCCAGCAGGAGTTCCGCGCGGTCGCCGAACACGTCCGCCCGGTGTGA
- a CDS encoding TetR/AcrR family transcriptional regulator — MTKVDLSPRPVEAMSPRQLERRGSLIAAALALVTEIGVERLQMKQVSERSGVALGTAYRYFSSKDHLLAATIADWHRLLLADLVAEQRGPRTGSTPTERMVRFVRHGMRAYQRQPELARLRVAVATSTDPFASEALQGMARADSAALHSVMAEIPPSSGDVVRHIVGHAWQGELTAWVTGRTTLDDARRRLEDVVRLVLTPYEPG, encoded by the coding sequence GTGACCAAGGTTGACCTGTCACCCCGTCCGGTGGAGGCGATGTCGCCCCGTCAGCTCGAACGCCGCGGGAGCCTCATCGCGGCCGCGCTCGCCCTGGTGACCGAGATCGGCGTCGAGCGGCTGCAGATGAAACAGGTGTCGGAGCGCTCCGGAGTGGCCCTCGGCACCGCCTACCGCTACTTCTCGTCCAAGGACCACCTGCTGGCCGCCACCATCGCGGACTGGCACCGGCTGCTGCTGGCCGATCTGGTGGCCGAGCAACGCGGTCCGCGCACCGGCAGCACGCCGACCGAGCGGATGGTCCGGTTCGTCCGCCACGGCATGCGCGCCTACCAGCGGCAGCCCGAGCTGGCCCGGCTCCGGGTCGCGGTGGCCACCTCCACCGACCCGTTCGCCAGCGAGGCGCTCCAGGGCATGGCCAGAGCCGACAGCGCGGCCCTGCACTCGGTGATGGCCGAGATCCCGCCCTCCTCCGGGGACGTGGTCCGGCACATCGTGGGGCACGCCTGGCAGGGTGAGCTGACCGCCTGGGTGACCGGCCGCACCACGCTGGACGACGCCCGGCGGCGCCTGGAGGACGTGGTCCGGCTGGTGCTGACGCCGTACGAGCCCGGCTGA
- a CDS encoding acyl-CoA thioesterase, whose protein sequence is MTRESSGTHGVGPFIELLEIEELDENLFRGSCHAGAPMRAFGGQVAAQALTSAGRTIGKDRLVHSLHGYFLRPGDPQRPIVYQVDRVRDGASYATRRVTAVQRGEAIFTLSASFKRPEESRERQRSMPPVPGPEELPDPFLTWEQLAPEHFARATGFRSLEMRFVPADSPGLPAEMPGVPQQFVWLRTGSRLPEDPLVQVCALTYLSDLTLASTTTLHLQPHMLLRTEPPRITLASLDHAMWFHRPFRADDWLLFAQRSPSASDGRGLAMGEFYDRDGQLVASAVQETLARERPTR, encoded by the coding sequence ATGACGAGGGAATCTTCGGGCACCCATGGGGTGGGCCCGTTCATCGAGCTGCTGGAGATCGAGGAGCTGGATGAGAACCTGTTCCGTGGTTCCTGCCACGCCGGGGCGCCGATGCGGGCCTTCGGCGGGCAGGTGGCGGCGCAGGCGCTGACCTCGGCCGGGCGGACGATCGGGAAGGACCGGCTGGTGCACTCGCTGCACGGCTACTTCCTGCGCCCCGGCGATCCGCAGCGGCCGATCGTCTACCAGGTGGACCGGGTGCGCGACGGCGCCTCGTACGCGACCCGGCGGGTGACCGCGGTGCAGCGCGGGGAGGCGATCTTCACGCTCTCCGCCTCGTTCAAGCGCCCGGAGGAGTCCCGCGAGCGGCAGCGGTCCATGCCGCCGGTGCCCGGCCCGGAGGAGCTGCCGGACCCGTTCCTGACCTGGGAGCAGCTGGCGCCCGAGCATTTCGCCCGGGCGACCGGCTTCCGCTCGCTGGAGATGCGCTTCGTCCCGGCCGACTCCCCCGGTCTGCCGGCCGAAATGCCCGGCGTCCCGCAGCAGTTCGTCTGGCTGCGCACCGGCAGCCGGCTGCCCGAGGACCCGCTGGTCCAGGTCTGCGCGCTCACCTACCTGTCCGACCTGACACTGGCCTCGACCACCACGCTGCACCTCCAGCCGCACATGCTGCTGCGGACGGAGCCGCCGCGGATCACGCTGGCCTCGCTGGACCACGCGATGTGGTTCCACCGGCCGTTCCGGGCGGACGACTGGCTGCTGTTCGCCCAGCGCAGCCCGTCCGCCTCGGACGGCCGCGGGCTGGCCATGGGCGAGTTCTACGACCGGGACGGGCAGTTGGTGGCCTCGGCGGTCCAGGAGACGCTGGCCCGCGAGCGGCCCACCCGGTAG
- a CDS encoding MBL fold metallo-hydrolase gives MRDLRRALGSPRDIWHRVRTDAFGAEPKGYRLWRVTNSPHFVDGAFRNPVATRRLVGDRSPLEITRAQLTGDRNRRTPAAAVPVHRLTPVEIAVPPASGLRMTWLGHSTALAEIDGKRVLFDPVWGECCSPFPTLGPLPGIGPKRLHPVPLPLVELGPIDVVVISHDHYDHLDMATIRTLATETGAVFAVPLGVGGHLEHWGIPDKRIVELDWWESAKVAGLELTATPARHYCGRGPRVNPMMLWASWVVAGPRHRVFHSGDSGYFPGFAEVGRRLGPFDVTMVQVGAYSEYWPEVHMTPEEGVRAHLDLGGRMMMPIHWGTFSLAPHPWDEPAERAVAAAQALGAELVVPRPGKPFEPSDPPALKLWWRAVAAAPRGTDLLVPDGLTQPAAPTHPDTSTVGDGGVAV, from the coding sequence CTGCGGGACCTCCGCCGCGCGCTCGGCAGCCCGCGCGACATCTGGCACCGGGTCCGCACCGACGCGTTCGGCGCCGAACCCAAGGGGTACCGCCTCTGGCGGGTCACCAACTCCCCGCACTTCGTCGACGGCGCCTTCCGCAACCCGGTGGCCACCCGCCGGCTGGTGGGCGACCGCTCGCCGCTGGAGATCACCCGCGCCCAGCTGACCGGCGACCGCAACCGCCGTACCCCGGCCGCCGCCGTCCCCGTGCACCGGCTGACGCCGGTCGAGATCGCCGTCCCACCCGCCTCCGGCCTGCGGATGACCTGGCTCGGCCACTCCACCGCACTGGCCGAGATCGACGGGAAACGGGTGCTGTTCGACCCGGTCTGGGGCGAGTGCTGCTCACCGTTCCCCACCCTCGGCCCGCTCCCGGGGATCGGCCCCAAGCGGCTGCACCCCGTCCCGCTGCCGCTGGTCGAACTCGGCCCGATCGACGTGGTGGTCATCTCCCACGACCACTACGACCACCTGGACATGGCCACCATCCGGACGCTCGCCACCGAGACCGGCGCCGTCTTCGCCGTCCCCCTCGGGGTCGGCGGGCACCTGGAGCACTGGGGCATCCCGGACAAGCGGATCGTCGAGCTGGACTGGTGGGAGTCGGCCAAGGTCGCCGGCCTGGAGCTGACCGCCACCCCCGCCCGGCACTACTGCGGGCGCGGACCGCGGGTCAACCCGATGATGCTGTGGGCGTCCTGGGTGGTGGCCGGGCCGCGGCACCGGGTCTTCCACAGCGGGGACAGCGGCTACTTCCCCGGGTTCGCCGAGGTGGGGCGGCGGCTGGGGCCGTTCGACGTGACGATGGTGCAGGTCGGGGCGTACAGCGAGTACTGGCCCGAGGTGCACATGACGCCCGAGGAGGGCGTCCGGGCGCACCTGGACCTGGGCGGCCGGATGATGATGCCGATCCACTGGGGCACCTTCAGCCTGGCGCCGCACCCGTGGGACGAGCCCGCCGAGCGGGCGGTGGCGGCGGCGCAGGCGCTGGGGGCGGAGCTGGTGGTACCGCGGCCGGGCAAGCCCTTCGAACCTTCCGATCCGCCCGCGCTCAAGCTCTGGTGGCGCGCGGTCGCCGCCGCCCCCCGCGGCACCGACCTCCTCGTCCCGGACGGCCTCACCCAGCCCGCCGCCCCCACCCACCCCGACACCAGCACCGTCGGCGACGGCGGCGTAGCCGTCTGA
- a CDS encoding MaoC family dehydratase, with amino-acid sequence MTTFASLTELTAAVGTELGTSAWHTIDQERVNLFAEATGDHQWIHVDPARAKESPFGGTIAHGYLTLSLIPVLAKECYAVEGVRMALNYGSEKVRFPAPVPVGTAVRATAELVSAEEVAGGVQVLVRYTIRSEAGTKPHCVAETITRFYAA; translated from the coding sequence TTGACGACCTTCGCCTCCCTCACCGAACTCACCGCCGCGGTCGGTACGGAGCTCGGCACCAGCGCCTGGCACACCATCGACCAGGAGCGGGTGAACCTCTTCGCCGAGGCGACCGGGGACCACCAGTGGATCCACGTCGACCCGGCCCGCGCCAAGGAGAGCCCGTTCGGCGGCACCATCGCGCACGGCTACCTGACGCTCTCGCTGATCCCCGTGCTGGCCAAGGAGTGCTACGCGGTGGAGGGCGTCCGGATGGCGCTCAACTACGGCTCCGAGAAGGTCCGCTTCCCCGCCCCCGTCCCGGTGGGCACCGCGGTCCGGGCCACCGCCGAACTGGTCTCGGCCGAGGAGGTGGCCGGCGGCGTGCAGGTCCTGGTCCGCTACACCATCCGCAGCGAGGCCGGCACCAAGCCGCATTGCGTCGCGGAGACCATCACCCGCTTCTACGCCGCCTGA
- a CDS encoding SAF domain-containing protein, translating into METRSVPTPSPGTAAYVPEPGRPAPHTPPRTLGARRRRPAVLAMAVALIAAGGLGGAVLYNSSGQRIAVLALARDVPMGQTLTAEDLVVAHIAGDPAIKPLDARDRNGVIGLRATTDLHRGGVVTKADLTATPVVQPGQQLVGVPAKRSQLPATRLQVGLRVLVVSTPDTRADQGTTTRAPETMQAVVAAVGRTDTDGVTVVDVAVGEADAPRLAVWVSSGKFQLVLMPRQGAGGGS; encoded by the coding sequence GTGGAAACCCGCAGTGTCCCGACGCCGAGCCCCGGCACCGCCGCGTACGTCCCGGAGCCGGGCCGGCCGGCCCCGCACACCCCGCCCCGCACCCTCGGCGCCCGGCGCCGCCGCCCCGCCGTGCTGGCGATGGCGGTGGCGCTGATCGCCGCCGGCGGCCTGGGCGGCGCCGTGCTGTACAACAGCAGCGGGCAGCGGATCGCCGTGCTGGCGCTGGCCCGTGACGTCCCGATGGGACAGACGCTGACCGCCGAGGACCTGGTGGTGGCGCACATCGCCGGCGACCCGGCGATCAAGCCGCTGGACGCCCGGGACCGCAACGGCGTGATCGGCCTGCGCGCCACCACCGACCTGCACCGCGGCGGGGTGGTGACCAAGGCCGACCTGACCGCCACCCCCGTCGTCCAGCCCGGCCAGCAGCTGGTCGGCGTCCCGGCCAAGCGCAGCCAGCTGCCCGCCACCCGGCTCCAGGTCGGGCTGCGGGTCCTGGTGGTCTCCACCCCCGACACCCGGGCCGACCAGGGCACCACCACGCGGGCCCCGGAGACCATGCAGGCCGTGGTGGCCGCGGTCGGCAGGACCGACACCGACGGCGTCACGGTGGTCGACGTCGCCGTCGGCGAGGCCGACGCGCCGCGGCTCGCCGTGTGGGTGTCGAGCGGCAAGTTCCAGCTGGTCCTGATGCCCCGGCAGGGCGCCGGGGGTGGCTCCTGA
- a CDS encoding CpaF family protein, protein MRASPLHPTGPVNGASADAAQLPWAARPLPATGPVPPAPIPPTPVPPTPVPPGAAHAAPALQPVGTKPAVDPQVARELKRQVAAELHQQLSRLADGTGAEVDRATRRQRGRALIEEAVARWSDAYAQTHGIPPTRDQDRALAEAVYDLLFRAGRLQPYLDDPEIENILINGCDDVWVSRVHQPLRRVPPVADSDAELVELLQDLARQHGGGERTLSTASPTLALRLEGGMRLQALTEVTPRPYVAIRRHRVASATLTDLVGLGTLDATLAAFLAAAIRARKNVMITGTQGVGKTSLLRAMAAEIPPDERVGTLESEFELWLHTLGHLRQVVPMEAREGNGERVDGRAAGELTIGELIPAALRMTLSRIIVGEVRSGEVVPMLRVMTNGEGGSMCTLHARGPHMVVDRIAELCLEYGSHMTDTLAYRLTANALDFVVHVAMVDETAVGGRRHRFVSHVLEVAGLGESGRPAMNTVFGPRPDLGEVRAVPHTPPHCLDDLRRAGFDAGLLQSAYGAWTAPLDLRIGGAR, encoded by the coding sequence GTGCGCGCTAGCCCGCTCCACCCGACCGGGCCGGTGAACGGCGCCTCCGCCGACGCCGCCCAGCTGCCCTGGGCCGCCCGCCCACTGCCCGCCACCGGCCCGGTCCCGCCGGCGCCCATCCCGCCCACGCCCGTCCCGCCCACGCCCGTGCCGCCCGGGGCCGCGCACGCCGCCCCCGCGCTGCAGCCGGTCGGCACCAAGCCCGCCGTCGACCCGCAGGTCGCCCGCGAGCTCAAGCGCCAGGTCGCCGCCGAACTGCACCAGCAGCTCTCCCGGCTGGCCGACGGCACCGGCGCCGAGGTGGACCGCGCCACCCGCCGCCAGCGCGGCCGCGCCCTGATCGAGGAGGCGGTCGCCCGCTGGTCCGACGCCTACGCCCAGACCCACGGCATCCCGCCCACCCGCGACCAGGACCGCGCCCTCGCCGAGGCCGTCTACGACCTGCTCTTCCGGGCCGGCCGGCTCCAGCCGTACCTGGACGACCCGGAGATCGAGAACATCCTGATCAACGGCTGCGACGACGTCTGGGTCTCCCGGGTCCACCAACCGCTGCGCCGGGTCCCGCCGGTGGCCGACAGCGACGCCGAACTCGTCGAGCTGCTCCAGGACCTGGCCCGCCAGCACGGCGGCGGGGAGCGCACCCTCTCCACCGCCAGCCCCACCCTGGCGCTGCGCCTGGAGGGCGGCATGCGCCTGCAGGCGCTCACCGAGGTCACCCCCCGGCCGTACGTGGCGATCCGCCGCCACCGGGTGGCCAGCGCCACGCTGACCGACCTGGTCGGGCTCGGCACCCTGGACGCCACGCTGGCCGCCTTCCTGGCCGCCGCGATCCGGGCCCGGAAGAACGTGATGATCACCGGCACCCAGGGTGTCGGCAAGACCAGCCTGCTGCGCGCCATGGCCGCCGAGATCCCGCCGGACGAGCGGGTCGGCACCCTGGAGTCGGAGTTCGAGCTGTGGCTGCACACCCTCGGCCACCTGCGCCAGGTGGTGCCGATGGAGGCCCGCGAGGGCAACGGCGAGCGGGTGGACGGGCGGGCCGCCGGCGAGCTGACCATCGGTGAACTCATCCCGGCCGCGCTGCGGATGACCCTGTCCCGGATCATCGTCGGCGAGGTCCGCTCCGGCGAGGTGGTCCCCATGCTGCGGGTGATGACCAACGGCGAGGGCGGCTCGATGTGCACCCTGCACGCCCGCGGCCCGCACATGGTGGTCGACCGGATCGCCGAACTCTGCCTGGAGTACGGCTCGCACATGACCGACACCCTCGCCTACCGGCTCACCGCCAACGCCCTGGACTTCGTGGTGCACGTGGCGATGGTCGACGAGACCGCCGTCGGCGGGCGCCGGCACCGGTTCGTCTCGCACGTCCTGGAGGTGGCCGGCCTCGGCGAGTCCGGGCGGCCCGCGATGAACACCGTGTTCGGCCCCCGCCCCGACCTCGGCGAGGTGCGGGCCGTCCCGCACACCCCGCCGCACTGCCTGGACGACCTGCGCCGGGCCGGCTTCGACGCGGGCCTGCTCCAGTCCGCGTACGGCGCCTGGACCGCGCCGCTGGACCTGCGGATCGGCGGTGCCCGCTGA
- a CDS encoding type II secretion system F family protein yields the protein MLLYVLCGLLVAGGLVALVVGLVGARESGPVRANPLEGRLHVLWYGAPGTAAPGMVALRRVQLGAALVGAPLGWLATGIPLVAVLVGAAVFGLPWLFAATRPDTRRIERLEALAEWTQRLADVLLLGVGLNQAVVTSRRTAPAALETEIADLAARLQARWRPEDALRAFGDQLADATADKVLAALLLRAGDSGPGLARALADLADSVREEVRQRRAIEADRAKHRTTIRWLVGIILLVVVAGSFNTSYTAPYTGVVGQVVLGVVAVAFVLVIAWMRSLAAHTPLPRLLEADRRSKAGRLGTGAGAEPEAAAETTLKEAR from the coding sequence ATGCTGCTCTACGTCCTGTGCGGCCTGCTGGTGGCCGGCGGGCTGGTCGCCCTGGTGGTCGGCCTGGTCGGCGCCCGGGAGAGCGGCCCGGTGCGGGCCAACCCGCTGGAGGGCCGGCTGCACGTGCTCTGGTACGGCGCGCCCGGCACCGCCGCGCCCGGGATGGTCGCGCTCCGGCGGGTCCAGCTCGGCGCGGCGCTGGTCGGCGCCCCGCTCGGCTGGCTGGCCACCGGCATCCCGCTGGTCGCCGTGCTGGTCGGCGCGGCCGTGTTCGGCCTGCCCTGGCTGTTCGCCGCCACCCGCCCCGACACCCGCCGGATCGAGCGCCTGGAGGCGCTGGCCGAGTGGACCCAGCGGCTCGCCGACGTGCTGCTGCTCGGCGTCGGCCTCAACCAGGCCGTCGTGACCAGCCGCCGTACCGCCCCCGCCGCCCTGGAGACCGAGATCGCCGACCTGGCCGCCCGGCTCCAGGCCCGCTGGCGCCCGGAGGACGCGCTGCGCGCCTTCGGCGACCAACTCGCCGACGCCACCGCCGACAAGGTGCTCGCCGCGCTGCTGCTGCGGGCCGGGGACAGCGGCCCCGGCCTGGCCCGGGCGCTCGCCGACCTGGCCGACTCGGTGCGCGAGGAGGTCCGCCAGCGCCGCGCCATCGAAGCCGACCGGGCCAAGCACCGCACCACCATCCGCTGGCTGGTCGGCATCATCCTGCTGGTGGTCGTCGCAGGCTCCTTCAACACCTCCTACACCGCCCCCTACACCGGGGTGGTCGGCCAGGTGGTCCTCGGCGTGGTCGCGGTGGCCTTCGTCCTGGTCATCGCCTGGATGCGGTCGCTGGCCGCGCACACCCCGCTGCCCCGGCTGCTGGAGGCCGACCGCCGCAGCAAGGCGGGCCGGCTCGGCACCGGAGCGGGCGCCGAACCGGAGGCCGCCGCCGAAACGACCCTCAAGGAGGCCCGGTGA
- a CDS encoding TadE family protein, with protein MTRRPRVPRPLDRGAVTLSLAILFPVVLLIVMLAVQACLWWYAGQVAHTAVREGVEAGRVRGATPADGDARANEVLARFGDLARPVSVSHGGTDADYLRMTVEVSPQAVLPFFDRMTITRKAAGPRERFVPAGAR; from the coding sequence GTGACCCGACGCCCGCGCGTACCCCGACCGCTCGACCGGGGCGCCGTCACCCTGAGCCTGGCCATCCTCTTCCCCGTGGTGCTGCTGATCGTGATGCTGGCCGTCCAGGCGTGCCTGTGGTGGTACGCCGGCCAGGTCGCGCACACCGCGGTCCGCGAAGGGGTGGAGGCCGGACGGGTGCGCGGCGCCACGCCGGCGGACGGGGACGCGCGGGCGAACGAGGTGCTGGCCAGGTTCGGCGACCTGGCCCGGCCGGTCTCCGTCTCGCACGGCGGCACCGACGCGGACTACCTGCGGATGACCGTCGAGGTCAGCCCGCAGGCCGTCCTGCCGTTCTTCGACCGGATGACGATCACCCGCAAGGCGGCCGGCCCGCGCGAGCGGTTCGTCCCGGCGGGCGCGCGGTGA
- a CDS encoding TadE family protein — translation MRRRGDRGEVAVEVALLAPVLVAFVMIIVAAGRVQSTGAVIDAAARAGARAASLARTPEGAEEAALEAVRSTLDESQVRCAVPRDGLVGHDRLDTPSGPLETVTVRVSCTVPFGDLMSVDGLPGEKTFTGEFTSVVDLHRGR, via the coding sequence GTGAGGCGCCGCGGCGACCGCGGCGAGGTGGCCGTGGAGGTGGCGCTGCTCGCCCCCGTCCTGGTGGCCTTCGTGATGATCATCGTCGCGGCCGGGCGGGTGCAGAGCACCGGCGCGGTGATCGACGCCGCGGCCAGGGCCGGGGCCCGCGCCGCCTCGCTGGCCCGTACCCCCGAGGGGGCCGAGGAGGCCGCGCTGGAGGCGGTCCGCTCCACCCTGGACGAGAGCCAGGTGCGCTGCGCCGTCCCGCGGGACGGCCTGGTCGGGCACGACCGGCTGGACACCCCGTCCGGCCCGCTGGAGACCGTCACGGTCCGGGTGAGCTGCACGGTCCCGTTCGGGGATCTGATGAGCGTGGACGGCCTTCCGGGGGAGAAGACTTTCACCGGGGAGTTCACCTCGGTGGTGGACCTGCACAGGGGGAGATGA